The genomic window TCTCGACGAGCAGTTGGCGATCGGCGAAGGCCGCCACCTGGGGCAGGTGAGTGACGACGACGACCTGCGCGGACTTCGCGAGCTTCGCCAGCCGCCGGCCGATCTCGACCGCCGCCTTGCCGCCGACGCCCGCGTCGACCTCGTCGAAGAGGTAGGTCGGCACGGGGTCGGTCCCCGCGAAGACGACCTCCACCGCGAGCATGACGCGCGACAGCTCACCGCCGGATGCGCCCTTGGCGATCGGGCGGGGCTGGGCGCCGGGGTGCGGGGCGAGGAGCAGTTCGACCTCGTCGGCGCCGGACGACGCGTACGCGACGGTGCGGCCGTTGACCTCGATCCCGTCGGGGTCGTCGGACTGCCGGATGTCGATGGTCACCCGCGCGTGCGGCATCGCGAGATGCGCCAGCTCCGCCGTGACCGCCTCCGCGAACCGCGCCGCCGCCTCCGTACGGGCGTCGGTCAACGCCTGGGCCAGCCCGGACAGTTCGGCTCGCAGCGCGTCGCGCTCCGCGGTCAGCTCGTCGATCCGGTCGTCGTCGCCCTCAAGCTCGGTGAGGCGCCCGGCGCCTTCCTCGGCCCAGGCGAGCACGGCGTTGATGTCCTCGCCGTACTTGCGGGTGAGTCCGGTGAGCGCGGCCCGCCGCTCCTCCACGGCCGCCAGCCGCAGCGGGTCGGCGTCGAGGTCGTCGGCGTATCCGGCGAGCTCCCCCGCCACATCGGCGAGCAGGATGGAGATCTCGCCCATCCGGTCGGCGAGCGCAGCGAGCGCCGGGTCGTGGGAGCGTACGGAGTCCAGGGCGCGCCCGGCGCCCGCGACGAGGGTCGTGGCGTCGACGCCCTCGGGGTCCTCGGGATTGCCGACGAGCGCGCCGTGGGCGAGCGACGCGGCGGAGGCGAGGGCCTCGGCGTGGCCCAGCCGCTCGGCCTCGGCGGCCAGCTCCAGGTCCTCCCCGGCGCGCGGTTCGACACCGGCGACCTCGTTCAGCCCGAACCGCAGCAGATCGGCTTCCTGAGCGCGCTCACGGGCGCGCGTGGTCAGCTCGGCCAGCTCAGTGGAGACGGCCTTGAGCCGACGGTACGCCGCCAGGTACTTGGCGTGCGGCCCGGCGACCGCGTCGCCCGCGTACCGGTCCAGGGCCCCCCGCTGCCGGGCCGGCTTGAGCAGGCCCTGCTGGTCGGTCTGCCCGTGGACGGCGACGAGCTCGTCGGCCAGCTCGGTGAGCATGCCGACGGGCACGGAACGCCCGCCGATATGGGCGCGGGAGCGCCCCTCGGCCGAGACGGTCCGGCTGATCAGCAGAGCGCCGTCGTCCAGCTCGGCCCCGGCCTCCTCGGCCCGTACGGCCGCGGGCGCGTCCGGGGGCATGGTGACCCGCCCCTCCACGACCGCCGACTTGGCGCCGATCCGCACGAGCGCAGGGTCGGCTCGCCCGCCGAGCAGCAGCCCCAGGCTGGTGACGACCATGGTCTTGCCCGCGCCGGTCTCACCGGTCACCGCGGTGAATCCGGGGGACAGCTCGACGACTGCGTCGTCGATGACCCCGAGCGACCGTATCCGCATCTCCTCCAACACGAGGAAGACCTTACGAGGTCGGGACCCGGCTGTGCGACGACCCCCGGGCATTCCGCCCTCAGGGGGCACCCCTCACCTCGGTGCGGCTCACCTCGGTGCGGCTCACCTCGGTGCGGCTCACCTCAGTGCGGCGCGCCGCGCCACCCCGACACCGGCAGCGCGAATTTCGCGACCAGCCGGTTCGTGAAGGACGCGTGGTGCAGCCGCGCCAGCCGCACCGGCACCGCGCCCCGCCGGACCTCCACACGCGCCGCCGGCGGCAGCTCCACCATGCGGCGGCCGTCGCACCACAGCACCCCGTGCGGCGTCCCCGGCTGGACCTCGACCGCGAGGACGGACGTCACCGACGTCACCAGCGGCTTCGCGAAGAGGGCGTGCGCGCTGATCGGCACCATCAGCAGCGCCTCGACCTCCGGCCACACCACGGGCCCGCCGGCCGAGAAGGCGTACGCGGTCGACCCGGTGGGAGTCGCGCAGACGATGCCGTCGCAGCCGAAGCCGGTCACCGGCCGGCCGTCGATCTCCAGGACGACCTCCAGCATCCGCTCGGCCGAGACCTTCTGCACGGCTGCCTCGTTCAGCGCCCAGTCCCGGTGCACGACGTCACCGTTGGTGCGGACGACGACGTCGATGGTCATCCGCTCCTCGACCTCGTACGACCGCGTCACCACCCGGTCGACGACCTTGTCGAGGTCGTCCCGCTCCGCCTCCGCCAGGAAGCCGACCCGACCCAGGTTGACGCCGAGCATCGGCACACCGGAGGCCCGGGCGAACTCCGCGCCCCGCAGCAGCGTCCCGTCGCCGCCGAGCACGATCAGCAGTTCGCAGCCGTCGAGCACCTCGGGCGTGGCCTCGGGCACCGTCTCCACGTCCGGGGGCAGCGGCAGGTCGGCCGCCTCGAAGGCGAGCACCCGCACCCCGAGGCCCGCCCGCAGCAGGCCCTGCACGACCAGCTCGGCACTGCGGATCGCCGCAGGCCGTCCCGTGTGCGCCAGCAGGAAGACGGTCCGTGTCCCGCCCGTCCCCCCGCCCGTCCTCGTACCGCTCGTATCGGTCACCGCGGCCCCTCCGCCACTGCACGATCGACATCCGCCGGGTCCAGCTCGGGCGCCCCGGCCCGGAGCCACAGAAAGTACTCGACATTGCCGGAGGGTCCGGGCAGCGGGCTGGCGGTCACGCCCTGCACTCCGAGGCCGAGCCCCGCGGCCTGCCGCGCCACGGTCCGCACCGCCTCCGCGCGCAGCTCGGGGCTGCGCACCACTCCGCCGCTGCCGAGCCGCTCCTTGCCCACCTCGAACTGCGGCTTGACCATCAGGACGAGATCCGCGCCGGGCGCCGTGCACCGTACGAGCGCGGGCAGCACGAGGCCGAGCGGGATGAAGGACAGGTCCCCCACGATCAGGTCCACCGCCTCCCCGTCGATCGCCTCCAGGGTCAACTCACGCACATTCGTACGGTCCTTGACGGTGACGCGTTCATCGCTCTGGAGGGACCAGGCGAGCTGGCCGTACCCGACGTCCACGGCGACGACCTGCGCCGCACCCGCTCTGAGCAGCACGTCCGTGAAGCCGCCGGTGGACGCGCCCGCGTCCAGCGCCCGCCGTCCCTCGACCTTCAGCCCCTGGGGTACGAAGGCGGCGAGGGCGCCCGCGAGCTTGTGGCCGCCGCGCGAGACGTACTCGGGGTCGCCGTCGTCCTGGGCGACGACGATGGCGGCGGCCGTCTCGACCTGGGTGGCGGACTTCGTCGCGGTGTTGCCGCCGACGGTCACCCGCCCCGCCGCGATCAGCTGGCTCGCGTGCTCGCGCGAGCGGGCGAGCTTGCGGCGTACCAGCTCGGCGTCGAGACGGCGGCGTGCCACTCCTGCCACGTTCGGTTCAGCTCCTGTCGTTGTACGGGGGTGCGGAAGGCGAGGGCTGGGGGCGCGCGTCGAGCGCGGTCAGCGTGTCGCGCAACCCCCTGTGTACATCCTCGTACACCTCCAGGTGTCCGTCCGCCGGGAGGTGGTCGGCATCGGCCAGCCGCTCCAGCCGGGCGTCGACGTCGGCGTTGCCGGTGGGGGTGCGCTCGACGCCGAGGGGGGCGGGCGCGGCGGGGTCGTACGCCTCGGCCGCCGGCGCGGCCTCCTCGGAGGCTTCCGTGGCGGGGCCCGTCATCGAGTCGCTCATGCCAAGACGCTATCGCGAAGCCCTGGGGTACCGTCGATCACGATGGCGACGACGGAGGAGTGCCGCAGCGCACTCGACAGACTTTCGGACAACCTGGCGAAGGCGAACGGCGAGGTGCGCAGCGCGGCCGTGCTCGACCGTTCCCTGAGCTGCCACATCAAGGACCTGGACATCACGTTCACCGGGCGCCTCGCGGCGGGCCGGATCGAGGTGATGGACACCCACGACGGCCCGCCGGGGCAGAAGGCGGAGATCCGGCTGGCGATGACCGGTGACGATCTGGTGTCGATGGTCGACGGAGAACTGAACTTCGCCCGGGCCTGGGCCTCGGGCCGGGTCAGGCTCGAAGCCGGCCTCCGCGATCTGCTGCGCCTCAGGGCGCTGCTGTAGTCGCCCCCGTGGCCGCCGTCGCCGTCCTTGCGGGGGCGGCCCCCTCAGATGGCTTCGCCTCGGCGTCAGCGTGGGCTTCGGCGTCAGCGTGCGGTGCGGCGTCAGCGTGGGCTTTGGCATTGGCGTTACGGCGCCGGGCCAGCGGCACCACCAGCGGCGTGCCCGTCTCCGGGTCGTCGATGACCTGCGCGCGCACCCCGAAGACCTGCTCGACCAGCTCGGCGGTGACCACGTCGCCCGGCGCGCCCTCGGCCTCGATCCGCCCGCCGCGCATCGCGATCAGGTGCGTGGCGTAGCGGGCGGCCTGGTTGAGGTCGTGCAGGACGGCCACCAGGGTGCGGCCCTGGTTCTCGTGCAGCTCGGCGCAGAGGTCGAGCACCTCCAGCTGGTGCTGGATGTCGAGGAAGGTCGTCGGCTCGTCGAGGAGCAGCAGCGGGGTCTGCTGGGCGAGGGCCATCGCGATCCAGACGCGCTGGCGCTGGCCGCCGGAGAGCTCGTCGACGTACCGGTCGGCCAGCTCGGCAACGCCCGTCGCGGCCATCGACTCCTGGACGACGCGCTCGTCCTCCGTGGACCACTGGCGCAGCAGGCCCTGGTGCGGGTAGCGGCCGCGGGCGACGAGATCGCCGACGGTGATGCCGTCGGGGGCGATCGACGACTGGGGCAGCAGGCCGAGGGTCCTCGCGACCTTCTTCGCCGGCATCGAGTGGATCGTCTGCCCGTCGAGCAGCACCCGGCCCCCGCTGGGCTTCAGCATCCGTGACAGGGCGCGCAGCAGGGTGGACTTTCCGCAGGCGTTGGGGCCGACGATCACGGTGAAGGAGTTGTCGGGTATCTCGACCGAGAGGTCCTCGGCGATGACCCACTGGTCGTAGGCGAGGGTGACCGACTCCGCGGTGAGGCGCTGCATGGACGTACTCCTGGGGTTCTTCTCGGTCGGACGCGGGTCGGTCGGTTGCGGGTCGGTCGGACGCGGGTCGGTCGGTTGCGCGCCGGTCGGTTGCGGGCCAGGCAACTGCGAGCCGGGCGGCTGCGGGACAGCCGGACGCGGGACGGCGTTCACACGCGCCCCGCCTTGCGCTCGGTGACGAGCAGCCAGAGCAGGTAGACACCGCCGAGCACACCCGTGACGACACCGACCGGCAGCTCCCGGTCGCCGAACGCCGAGGTGGCGACCCAGTCGGCGCTCACCAGCAGGGCGGCGCCCATCACGGCGGACGCGGCGATGTTCGGGCCGGGCGAGCGGGTGAGCCGGCGCGCCAGCTGCGGCGCGCTCAGCGCCACGAAGGCGACGGGACCGGCCGCGGCCGTCGCGACGGCGGTGAGCAGCACGGCGGAAGCGATGAGGACGGCCCGGGTCCACTCGACGCGGACCCCGAGCGCGTACGCCGCGTCGTCGCCCATCTCCAGCATCCGCAGCGGCCGTCCGAAGGCGAGGCACAGCGGGACCAGCACCGCGCAGACGGCGAGCAGCGGCCAGAACTGCGTCCAGTCGCGGCCGTCGAGCGAGCCGGTCATCCACAGCACGGCACGGGTCGCGTCGACCAGGTTGGCCTTGGTGAGGAGGTAGTGGATGACGCCGGTGAGCATCGCCGCGACGCCGATACCGACCAGCACCAGCCGGTAGCCGTGCACGCCCCGCCGCCACGCGAGCAGATAGACGCCGGCCCCCGTGACCAGACCGCCGACGACCGCACCGCCCGCGACGGCGAACGCGTCGCCCTGGAACAGGACGATCACGGTCAGCGCGCCCACCACCGAGCCATGGCTGAAACCGAGCACGTCCGGGCTGCCCAGCGGGTTGCGCGACAGCGACTGGAAGACGGCGCCGCCCACCGCGAGCGCCGCGCCGACCAGCAGCCCGACCAGGACCCGCGGCAGCCGCACGTCCCGCACGATGAACTCCTGCGCGGGCGTGCCGTCGCCGAGCAGTGTGGCGACGACGTCGCCGGGCGCCATCGGGAAGTCGCCGCTGCCGACGAGCACGACCGCCGTGGCCAGGGCCGCGGCGACGAGCAGCACGACGACGGCCGAGGCCCTCCGGTCCACACGGACGGAGAACCCGCCGGGGGTGCGTATCGCTTTCACGGCTCTCACAGCTGCGCCATCCTCTTGCGGCGTACGAGGTAGATGAAGACCGGACCGCCGATGACCGCGGTGACGATGCCGACCTGGAGTTCGGAGGGGCGGGCGACGACCCGGCCGATGACGTCGGAGCCGAGCAGCAGCACGGGCGACAGCACGGCCGCGTACGGCAGGATCCACCGCATGTCGGGACCGGTGATGGCCCGGACCAGGTGCGGCACCATCAGGCCGATGAAGACGATGGGCCCGCAGGCGGCGGTCGCGGCACCGCAGAGCAGGGTGATGGCGACCATGGCCAGGACGCGGGTACGCGTCAGATGCGCGCCCAGCGCCCGCGCCGTGTCGTCACCCATCTCCATCGCGTTCAGCGGACGGGCGATCAGCAGCGCAAGGACCACGCCCACGCCGATGAAGGGCGCCACCTTGGTGATCGTCCCGGGGTCGGCCGAGGCGAGCGATCCGACGGACCAGAAGCGGAGCCGGTCCAGCGCCGCGGAGTCGAGCAGCTGTACGGCGTTGACGTACCCGAAGAGCACGTACGTGGCGGCGGTGCCGGCGAGCGCGAGCCGCACGGGCGTGGCGCCGCGGGTGCCGCCGAGGACGTACACGACCACCGAGACGGCCCCGGCGCCCAGGAAGGCGAACCACACGTAGCCGGAGAGGGTGGTGACACCGAGGAAGCTGATGGCCGATACGACAGCGGCCGCGGCGCCCGCGTTGACCCCGAGGATCCCGGGCTCGGCGAGCGGATTGCGGGTGAGCGCCTGCATCACCGCGCCCGCGAGGCCGAGCGCCACACCCACGAGCAGCCCGAGCACGGTCCGCGGCACCCGCACGTCGTGCACGATCACGTCGTTGCCGGTACCGGAGTTGTGGAAGAGGCCGTGCCACACATCGCCGACCGGGATCGACTTGGCGCCGATCGCGATGCTCGCGACACAGACCAGCAGCAGAACGCCGACGGCGAGCAGCAGCCCGGCAGCGCGCAGCGCATGGCGCCTGCGCGGCTCGGACTCCGTCTCGGGCGCTGCGGACGTCGGCTCAGCGCTCTGTTCGGGAAGACTGTCGACCAACACGCGGTTAGGTTAGCCTACCCTGCAGTTTCCCCCGGATGGGGGAAACATCCCGAGGCCTCGCCACGCCCCGCCGGGCCTCGCCACGCCCCGCCGGGGCGCCCACCGCTCACAGAGCCGACGCGGCGCCCGCCGCGCGGTCGCTCAGGGACCGAGCCGGCTCACAGACCGAGCCGCGCCAGCACCTTCCCCGCCTCCAGCGTGCCCGCCCCGTCCTCGGCATGCGTCCACGCCGCGGCACACAACGCCCGCAGCCCGTCCATCGCTTCGCCGTCCCCCTCCAGGACGAGGGCGTCACCACGCACGGCCGTCGTCCAGCCCCCGCAGGCGAACGCGTCCGCGGTGCCCGTCACCTCCGGCTGCCCGGTCAGCAGCCCGCGCAGATCCGCGTCCACGTATGTCGGCCGGTACTTCGGCTCCGCGGCCAGCAGCTGCGCCGCGTCCGTCACCCCGGTCAGGACGAGCAGCGAGTCCACACCCCCGTTGAACGCACCCTCGATGTCCGTGTCCAGCCGGTCCCCGACCACCAGCGGCCGCTCGGCGCCCGTCCGCAGAATCGTCTCCCTGTGCATCGGAGGCAGCGGCTTCCCCGCCACCTGCGGCGTGCCGCCCGTCGCGATCCGGACCACCTCGACCGCGGCCCCGTTGCCCGGCGCGATGCCCCGCGCGCTGGGAATCGTCAGATCCGTGTTCGACGCGAACCACGGCACCCCTCGCGCGACCGCGTAGCACGCTTCTGCGAACCGCCCCCACGCCAGCTCGGGACCGCCGTACCCCTGCACCACGGCGGCCGGATCGTCGTCCGCGGAGTCCACCGGCTCCAGGCCGCGTTCACGCAGCGCGACCCGCAGCCCCTCGCCACCCACGACCAACACCCGCGCACCCGCGGGAACCTGCTCGGCGATCAGCCTCGCCACGGCCTGCGCCGAGGTGATGACGTCGGCCGGAGCGGCCGGCACACCCAGCTCGGTCAGATGGCGCGCCACCGCGTCCGGCGTCCGCAGCGCGTTGTTCGTGACGTACGCGAGATGCATCCCGCCGCCGCGCGCCGCCCCGAGCGCCTCGACGGCGTACGCGATCGCCTCCCCGCCCGCGTACACGACCCCGTCCAGGTCGAGCAGGGCCGTGTCATACGCCTGGCTCAGCGCCTGCGCACTACCGCTCGGCCTGGTCCTGCCCCGCTCGTCCATGCTGGTCCGCTCCTCGCTCACACACCTGCGATCCGCCCCGTGGCTTTGCGCCATCGGCACTCCCCCGATCATCGCTCATCCCGTCGGCCACTTACGATGCATCAATGAACACGAGAGGTCATGCGGCCAACGGCGGCCTGCACATGGTCCCGTTCCGCGGACTGCGCTACGTCCCCGAGCGGATCGGCAGCCTCGCCGCCGTGACCTCGCCCCCGTACGACGTCGTCGTGCGCCCCGACGGACTGCACCACCTGGAGTCCGCCGACCCCCACAACATCGTCCGGCTGATCCTCCCCCAGGCCGATACCCCCGCCGCCCGCCACCAGCAGGCCGCCGAAACCCTGGACCGCTGGGTCGCCGAAGGCATCCTCGCCCTCGACCCCGAGCCCGCGCTGTACGTCTACGAGCAGCGCAAGGACGACATCCTGCAACGCGGCATCATCGGCGCGCTCGCCCTGTCCACGCCCGACGAGGGCATCGTGCTCCCGCACGAGGACGTCATGCCGCACGTGGTGGCCGACCGTGCGGCCCTGATGCGCACCACGTCGGCCAATCTGGAGCCGCTGCTGCTGACGTACCGCAGCGACGGCACCGCGACCGGGGCCACCGCCGTCATGGAGCGGATCGTCCTCGGCAGCCCGCTGCTGTCGACGACCACGGAGGACGGCTTCAGCCACCGTCTGTGGGCGGTCACCGACCCGGACGACCTGACCCGGATCTCCGCCGACCTCGCCCGCCACCAGGCACTGATCGCCGACGGCCACCACCGCTGGGCCACCTACCTGCGGCTCCGCGACGAACGGCCCGTCCCCGGCGCGTGGAACTACGGTCTGGTGCTGCTGATCGACACGGCCCGCTATCCGCTCCGCGTACGCGCCATCCACCGCCTGCTCAACCGGCTCCCGGTCAGCGACGCCCTGACCGCCGTCAAGGGCCACTTCCGCGTCCAGGACGTCGAGGGGCCGCTCCCCCGCGCCCTGGAGTCACTGGCCGCGGCGGCGGGCGAGGGCAACGCCTTCCTGCTCGCGGGCGACGGCCGCTTCCATCTCCTGGACCGCCCGGACCCGGCCCTGCTGTCCCGCACGGTCCCGGCCGGACGCCCGGACGCATGGCGGCAGCTCGACGCGACCGTCCTGCACTCCGCGCTCCTGGAGCACGTCTGGCGGATCCCGGACACGCCCGAGGACATCACGTACATCCACGACACCGAGGCCGCCGTGGTGCAGGCCGAACGGCGCGGCGGCACGGCCGTACTGATGCATCCGGTACGGGAGGACGTCGTCCGGGAGCTCGCACGGCAGGGCGTCACCATGCCGAGGAAGTCCACGTCGTTCGGGCCCAAGCCCGCGACGGGACTGGTGCTGCGCAGCCTGCACCTCGGCTGAAGACAGCGAAGGGCCGGCACCCGTGGCGGGTGCCGGCCCTTCTTTGTGCGCGGGGACCCTTCCGGGCCGCCGGGTCAGCTGTTGTCGTCCCGGTCCTGACCGTGGTCGTCGTCCTGGTCCTGGCCCTGGCCCTGGTCGTGCTGCTCGTCCTCGTGCCGCTCCGGGGAGGCAGCTGAGTCGCCGGTGGTCCGGTCAGCGACGGGCTCGGCACCCTCGGAGTCGTCGGTGAGCGCGTCGACGAACTCCACTCCGTCCATCTCGGCGAGCCGGTCGGACGCGTCCGTGGACCCGTCCTTGTCGGCCTCGACGGCCTTGGCGAACCACTCGCGCGCCTCGTCCTCGCGTCCGGCGGCCAGCAGCGCGTCGGCGTAGGCGTACCGCAGGCGCGCGGTCCACGGCTGCACGGAGTTCGACGCCAGCTCCGGGCTCTGCAGCGTGACGATGGCGGCCTCCAACTGATCCATGTCACGCCGCGCACCGGCGGCGACCAGCCGCATCTCGACCTGCCCGGCCTTGTCGAGCTTCTGCACCTCCGGCTCACCGGCCATCGCCAGCGCCCGCTCGGGCCGGCCGAGTCCACGCTCGCAGTCGGCCATCACAGGCCAGAGCTCGACGCTTCCGGTCATCCGGCGAGCAGCCCGGAACTCGGCAAGCGCCTCCGAGTACTTCTGCGTCGCGTACGCGGCGAAGCCCGCGGCCTCGCGGACGGCGGCGACGCGCGAGGCGAGCCGCAGCGCTACCCGCGAGTACCCGTACGCCTGCTCCGGCTCCTCGTCGATCAGCCGCGCGACCATCACGAGGTTCTTGGCGACGTCCTCGGCGAGTCCCTTGGGCAGGCTCTGAAGCTCCTGCCGTACGTCCTTGTCGATCTCCTCGCCCGTGACGTCCTCGGGGATCGGCAGCCGCTTGATGGGCTCACGGTCCCGATCGCGCCCACGGTCGCCGCGGTCCCGGTCGTCGCGGCGCCCGTACCCGCCGCCACGGTCGTCCCGCCCGCGGTAACCGCCCTGGTCCCGATCGTCCCGACGCGGCCCACGCGGCCGGTCGTCCCGACGGGGCCCGCGATCGTCACGACGGAACCCACCACGGTCATCGTCCCGACGGGGCCCACGGTCGTCACGGCGGTAACCACCACGATCGTCATCCCGACGCGGACCACGGTCATCACGACGGTCATCGCGACGGAAGCCACCGCCACGGTTGTCGTCCCTACGGTCGTCACGGCGGAACCCGCCACGATCGTCATCACGGCGAGGCGCGCGGTCGTCACGGCGGAACCCACCACGGTCATCGTCCCGACGCGGACCACGGTCGTCACGGCGGAACCCACCACGGTCATCGTCCCGACGCGGACCACGGTCGTCACGGCGGAACCCACCACGATCGTCGTCCCGACGGGGCCCGCGGTCATCACGACGGAACCCACCACGATCGTCGTCCCGACGCGGACCACGGTCATCACGACGGAACCCACCACGGTCATCGTCCCGACGCGGACCACGGTCATCACGCGGGAAACGGCCACCGCGACTGTCATCGCGCCGGTCGTCACGGCGGCCATAACCACGGTCGTCCCGGGGGAAGGAGCCGGAGCCACCGCGGTCATCACGACGGTCATCGTGACGGAAGCCACCGCCACGGTTGTCGTCCCTACGGTCATCACGGCGATCGTCCCTGCGATCGTCACGACGCCCGTATCCACCACGGCTGTCGTCCCGGCGCGGCCCGCCTCGGTAACCGCTCCGGTCGCCGCCACCGTCCCGGCGGCGCGGCTCGCGCTCCGGACGGTCGTCGGAGGAGTTGGTGGGCATGGGCATTGCTCCTGTCTTCGGGTACCGCAGTCATTCTCGCGCAGCCGGCCATCCGACGCGCTTCGGGAAAATCAAGCAAAACAAAAAGGACCCGTGGTCCCAGCTGAACGCTGGGACCACGGGTCCTGAAAGATTGTTCGGCGGCGTCCTACTCTCCCACAGGGTCCCCCCTGCAGTACCATCGGCGCTGAAAGGCTTAGCTTCCGGGTTCGAAATGTAACCGGGCGTTTCCCTAACGCTATGACCACCGAAACCCTATCGGGTTCGAGCGAACAAGCACACTCTTCAGTTAAGTAAGTGAATCTGGTTCGACCGGTGCGACTGTTCGCAACCCGGGAACCACACAGTGGACGCGAGCAACTGAGGACAAGCCCTCGGCCTATTAGTACCGGTCAACTCCACCAGTTACCTGGCTTCCATATCCGGCCTATCAACCCAGTCGTCTACTGGGAGCCTTACCCTCTCTAGGAGGTGGGAGTCCTCATCTCGAAGCAGGCTTCCCGCTTAGATGCTTTCAGCGGTTATCCCTCCCGAACGTAGCCAACCAGCCATGCCCTTGGCAGAACAACTGGCACACCAGAGGTTCGTCCGTCCCGGTCCTCTCGTACTAGGGACAGCCCTTCTCAAGACTCCTACGCGCACAGCGGATAGGGACCGAACTGTCTCACGACGTTCTAAACCCAGCTCGCGTACCGCTTTAATGGGCGAACAGCCCAACCCTTGGGACCGACTCCAGCCCCAGGATGCGACGAGCCGACATCGAGGTGCCAAACCATCCCGTCGATATGGACTCTTGGGGAAGATCAGCCTGTTATCCCCGGGGTACCTTTTATCCGTTGAGCGACGGCGCTTCCACAAGCCACCGCCGGATCACTAGTCCCGACTTTCGTCCCTGCTCGACCCGTCGGTCTCACAGTCAAGCTCCCTTGTGCACTTACACTCAACACCTGATTGCCAACCAGGCTGAGGGAACCTTTGGGCGCCTCCGTTACTCTTTAGGAGGCAACCGCCCCAGTTAAACTACCCATCAGACACTGTCCCTGATCCGGATCACGGACCCAGGTTAGACATCCAGCACGACCAGAGTGGTATTTCAACGACGACTCCACAACCACTGGCGTGGCCGCTTCACAGTCTCCCACCTATCCTACACAAGCCGAACCGAACACCAATATCAAACTGTAGTAAAGGTCCCGGGGTCTTTCCGTCCTGCTGCGCGAAACGAGCATCTTTACTCGTAGTGCAATTTCACCGGGCCTATGGTTGAGACAGTCGAGAAGTCGTTACGCCATTCGTGCAGGTCGGAACTTACCCGACAAGGAATTTCGCTACCTTAGGATGGTTATAGTTACCACCGCCGTTTACTGGCGCTTAAGTTCTCAGCTTCGCCTGGACGAATCCAAGCTAACCGGTCCCCTTAACGTTCCAGCACCGGGCAGGCGTCAGTCCGTATACATCGCCTTACGGCTTCGCACGGACCTGTGTTTTTAGTAAACAGTCGCTTCTCGCTGGTCTCTGCGGCCACCCCCAGCTCAGGAAGTAAATTCCCTCACCAGACGTGGCCCCCCTTCTCCCGAAGTTACGGGGGCATTTTGCCGAGTTCCTTAACCATAGTTCACCCGAACGCCTCGGTATTCTCTACCTGACCACCTGAGTCGGTTTAGGGTACGGGCCGCCATGAAACTCGCTAGAGGCTTTTCTCGACAGCATAGGATCATCCACTTCACCACAATCGGCTCGGCATCAGGTCTCAGCCTCAATGTGTGACGGATTTACCTACCACACGGCCTACACCCTTACCCCGGGACAACCACCGCCCGGGCTGGACTACCTTCCTGCGTCACCCCATCACTTACCTACTACCACCTTGGACCGGCGGCTCCACCACTCCGAGATTGTCCGAAGACGCACCCGACGGCTTCACGGCCTTAGCATTAATGGGCTCGATATTGGGCGTTTCAAAGCGGGTACCGGAATATCAACCGGTTGTCCATCGAC from Streptomyces sp. FIT100 includes these protein-coding regions:
- a CDS encoding iron ABC transporter permease gives rise to the protein MLVDSLPEQSAEPTSAAPETESEPRRRHALRAAGLLLAVGVLLLVCVASIAIGAKSIPVGDVWHGLFHNSGTGNDVIVHDVRVPRTVLGLLVGVALGLAGAVMQALTRNPLAEPGILGVNAGAAAAVVSAISFLGVTTLSGYVWFAFLGAGAVSVVVYVLGGTRGATPVRLALAGTAATYVLFGYVNAVQLLDSAALDRLRFWSVGSLASADPGTITKVAPFIGVGVVLALLIARPLNAMEMGDDTARALGAHLTRTRVLAMVAITLLCGAATAACGPIVFIGLMVPHLVRAITGPDMRWILPYAAVLSPVLLLGSDVIGRVVARPSELQVGIVTAVIGGPVFIYLVRRKRMAQL
- a CDS encoding tetratricopeptide repeat protein → MPIPEDVTGEEIDKDVRQELQSLPKGLAEDVAKNLVMVARLIDEEPEQAYGYSRVALRLASRVAAVREAAGFAAYATQKYSEALAEFRAARRMTGSVELWPVMADCERGLGRPERALAMAGEPEVQKLDKAGQVEMRLVAAGARRDMDQLEAAIVTLQSPELASNSVQPWTARLRYAYADALLAAGREDEAREWFAKAVEADKDGSTDASDRLAEMDGVEFVDALTDDSEGAEPVADRTTGDSAASPERHEDEQHDQGQGQDQDDDHGQDRDDNS
- a CDS encoding DUF1015 domain-containing protein: MNTRGHAANGGLHMVPFRGLRYVPERIGSLAAVTSPPYDVVVRPDGLHHLESADPHNIVRLILPQADTPAARHQQAAETLDRWVAEGILALDPEPALYVYEQRKDDILQRGIIGALALSTPDEGIVLPHEDVMPHVVADRAALMRTTSANLEPLLLTYRSDGTATGATAVMERIVLGSPLLSTTTEDGFSHRLWAVTDPDDLTRISADLARHQALIADGHHRWATYLRLRDERPVPGAWNYGLVLLIDTARYPLRVRAIHRLLNRLPVSDALTAVKGHFRVQDVEGPLPRALESLAAAAGEGNAFLLAGDGRFHLLDRPDPALLSRTVPAGRPDAWRQLDATVLHSALLEHVWRIPDTPEDITYIHDTEAAVVQAERRGGTAVLMHPVREDVVRELARQGVTMPRKSTSFGPKPATGLVLRSLHLG
- a CDS encoding HAD-IIA family hydrolase; the protein is MDERGRTRPSGSAQALSQAYDTALLDLDGVVYAGGEAIAYAVEALGAARGGGMHLAYVTNNALRTPDAVARHLTELGVPAAPADVITSAQAVARLIAEQVPAGARVLVVGGEGLRVALRERGLEPVDSADDDPAAVVQGYGGPELAWGRFAEACYAVARGVPWFASNTDLTIPSARGIAPGNGAAVEVVRIATGGTPQVAGKPLPPMHRETILRTGAERPLVVGDRLDTDIEGAFNGGVDSLLVLTGVTDAAQLLAAEPKYRPTYVDADLRGLLTGQPEVTGTADAFACGGWTTAVRGDALVLEGDGEAMDGLRALCAAAWTHAEDGAGTLEAGKVLARLGL